Below is a window of Chaetodon trifascialis isolate fChaTrf1 chromosome 17, fChaTrf1.hap1, whole genome shotgun sequence DNA.
TAATAGATAtttccattcttcttcttttgagaAGCAAATATAAGTACAACAGGCAGCCATGAACCATGCAGCAAAATGCTAAGTTCAAAACCGATCCCTTCTGCAACAGAGACGCCTGAGATATCTAAATGCGATGGGAGGTGACTGCCACTTACAATAGTCTGGTGGACAAGTAAACACTAATATAGCACTGCCACTCCCTGGTCATTCTACATCAGTCTCCACATCTCTCCCCTCGCTCATTTTAGCACCATCACTAAAGGCAGTGTACCATAGCACTTCGGTATGGGACATGAAACACTGAGGCATGAGGGGAAAATTTAAGGCTTAATCTACTAAAGCTCCAATGCACTGCATGATAATGAGAATAAACACGGTCAGATGTGCacactaagaaaaaaaaaaaaaaaaaacggaaaaCACGACCTCCCCAGGTTAAAATTGGGAGAATAAAAAGATATAAACTACTGCATCATAAAATGAGCAGGGCAGTGATTCTGTACATGTAGACAAGATGACAGAACGTCACTCAGGCACTGTCGTGTTGTGTGGTGTTTTGAGGTACGtgtgaccaaacacacacagacacacacacggataaatactgtatgtatgcgGGCTTGAAATTTCTAATAATCTGACTTTGCAATATAagttaaaggggcactccaccaATTTTTACACATGAAGAGCAGCCACGCGGGACTCGTCGTTACAAGCCAGAGGTGAGGATTTTGAAAGAGGCAGACTTTTACCAGGCAGGAAGGGTCTGAAAGATACcgttgagttgcattgtggaaACTGCAGCATTTTGGGGCTTAAACCTGGGAATAAAAGTCTGGATATTTCAGTCTCTGCTACATAAATGTTTGATCCTCCTCCTTGTAATCTGTCCCTATACTTTATAGAAATGCAACACTAAATTGCTGGAGTGctccttcaacatctgctttATTGTTGCACACTGCAACAACATAATAGGAGTTAAACCTTCTCTACGTTTATGGAAGCCTTTATATTTGTTGCCTCTGACGGTGTTTGACAAAATGccctcagcacacacacgcagtcatgTGCTGGATTTgttccacagcagcaacacggtttgaaagaaagaaatgaaaggaatcGTTTGACAGTTTTGCCAAGAGTCGGATAAGAAGATTTATACCGTTCTCATGAATAATAAGATAAATATgaactgttagcttagcttagtttagcattaagcaaagcctggaaacagggggcaaacagctagcctggctctgtccaaagattaaaaaaataaaataaaaatcaacctACCAGCTgtctaaagctcactaaataACATGCATATATCCTTTTGTtcaatctgtacaaaaactggAGTGTAAAGAGGACACTTTGTGGTTTTACGGTGTTTTTGAGAGCAAAAGCTTTCTGAGGTCTCCATTGGTTGCCTGGCAAGCTCACAGTGATGACTAGACTACAGGAAGTAAATGCGTTCGACCAAGAAATAGTCCGGCCCACAAGTGATGGTTTTTACACTCAGTTTTGTgcaatttaaataaatgtaagacGTGTTTCTAAGTGAAGTTTACAGAGCTGGTAGGAGCATTTTTGCTAGCTGTGTCTCTCAGTCTTTATGCTACAgtaagctaaccggctgctggttACAGCTTTAAACACACCTCACAGGCATGAAAGCAGTATCAATCTTCTTATCTACCTCTCCGCAAGAAGGCAAATAAGCCCAAAAAAACTCAACATATTCCTTTTAAAGTGACAGAGTAGctactaaaaataaaacagaaacacaaaccacACCATCAGGAGGTACAAGGAAAAACACAACGCTTCAGAGTACACTCACAAATGTTAGACAGGATACTTAAGAGTAACTGTAGAGGCAGAGTTGGAAGTTGGTGGAAGTTTGTAAAACTGCaggtgtgtatctgtgtgtgtgtgtgtgtgtgtgtgtgtgtgtgtgtgtgtgtgtgtgtgtgtgtgtgctcttaaAGAGTTTTGGTCTACACTAGCCACTTCTCCATGCACAGGTGGAACACGGTCTCATTCGAGTGCCAAAATACATGTTCGACTCCGGGAACAGAGCAGATGATCAGATCTCCACGAGCCGCCAGCGTCTTCAGACCGAAAACATCTCTCAGATATAactgaaacaggaagaagaagaatatgatACATTATTCTTCTAAATTAATCTAAAGTTTCCCTGTTTTCAAACTGGGTATCTTTTCCACAGCAGCACGTAACTGAAGAGTGGTTTGTTGGCGGGTTTGAAGCTTTTAGAGGTATTTGTGATGTTGTGCATGATAATGAATAACTAACTATAGATGGAAATAATGCAAAAATAGTATGTGTAATGATCATAATGAGCATTACTAtctaaaataaactaaaaacagtgttgcatatgtgtgtttgtagcaTGATTTTCACTCACATCTTGGTGCTGCATCTCTATGACGGTTTCGTTGTCGTCATAAAATCCAAACTGACTAAAAAtcgggagagagacagaagggtGACAGTCATCCACAGCCCCAAAAAAAGTTCAATAAAGACAACCCCTCAGCTTTCATCAGGGGCACAGAAGAGTATGATCAATATTCTATTAAACTAATTAACTCTGGTCTTTTAGATGTATTTTAGCACCAAAAAGTATTCCTGTACTGGTCGCACATTTGCTGCCCCACTCCCAAGAAAATCGCATGTGCGATGTGTCAAAGATTACCATAAAAACATTTGGTGTAAGGAAGATCATCCCATGAAATCATGTGTCAGCATGAAAAGACAGACGACAGTGGATGAACTCACCTCGACTGCCAGGGAGTGATGACTCCATCGTCTGGTCCTCCGACCAGCACTAGCTTTTTGATTCTGAGGAAGTTCTTCTTCCACTCTGAAACGtaaaacagtaaatacacaccCAGTGGCCAATTTATTAGGTACATCTGTGCAACATATTGCAATCCAGTTGTGCTGTTGTACTGGACTGCATTGCATTTGGTCCACTAAGCACAAATAAATGATGACAATTAATAACTTTTCATCATAAACATTCAGCACTCTGAGAGATGAAATTATTTGAAGTTGAAGCACATTCAGGACGTTGTGATGTTAACAACCTTTTCCTACTTATTAATACTTCTTTTCAGGTGGTCAAATCATAAAGATGAACATGCACCCGGTGATTGTTACATACATTAAACTTATGGATGAGTTTTACCCAcaagggatgtgctgacctgttgAATTTGGATTGGCTCTCTCACTGTTGAGCAGAGCCAAATAATCACTGCTGTTCACGTACAGGTCTCTGTGGTGGgggtctggaggaggaggaggagagaggacaaatAACCAGTATGTCTCAGGCCTCGTGTCTTAACCTGTCcttattttaaagaaaacactggATATCTAACTTTCAGGTTTGATAATCTAAGAAATATCATTTTAATAACGCTGTTGAAGTCTCACCATTCCAGTAGTTGCAGATGGATATCCTCTGACCTATTGCAGTGTAGCAGAGGTGGTAAAGGTTGGACTTCACAAACTGTGGGAAGAGGTACTTCAGGTAGTCTGTGTCTGAGAGAAAACAAGGGACACAGAGCAGGATGAAGAACAGTGCTGAGAGTCAGAGAGATGAACCTAGACCAAAACATgttaaaggtacaatgtgtaagaaCTGGCCACCTGCTGaaggtcactccaaacaaacagtGGGAAGCGTAACATCAGCATGGAGAATaatggtaaaaataaaaaagagaataaCGAGAATACGTaacaaaagatggaaaataaaataaagttaaaaatagaCCACAGGGAACGCGAGAGAAGCAAAAAACATCATtataaaagaagtgcagcagtgcaagGCAAAGAGCAAAGGCTTCAGGCCTGCACGGGACAGTAACAGCTAGCGTAAGGCTAACGTGTGGAGATATGTTTTTATCCTTTTGAGCTGATATGGCAAACTTGTTAGCATccagttgcttatttacacacccAGCAGTTACAgggcaacattatcattcatttggaaaaaCGCCTCTGGCCACCAGATGAATGTGTGTCCATTGTTTTctcctttagctctgtttttggtctctaccaacttctgagggaaatatctggctctttagctgctaaatgctccactgtgttcaccagctggtcgcttggtgtgtctgcctgctgtctggagctgagcaggtagtgtactgAGGGCTTTCACCATAGAtggtttcattcattattttactTTACCGCACAACAACATCTACGTTTAATTCACTCTTGAGCAAGAGTCGTACTTATAACGtttgcactgtgctgctgagtTTGAGCCACCCTCCACTAGTTTTTTTGAGAcccttcactgaaaacagctgcctgcttcagctgaaaacaaacatttagctAGCATTTAGCTTTCGAAGGTGAACCTACCGCCGTACTGCCCGGCCTGTGGCgaggacagagagatgaaagacTGGACGTTGTGGTCAGACAGAGTGGAGAGGATTCCTCTGCAAACCAGCCCACCTGTGATAAACAAAGAAGTATTTTTTCATCACTCTTTTTacctgcttcttcctctttgcaGTGAGGGCAGACACATTGTAATTTCCCCGCTGTAGGAGGTGTGGCAGTGGACAAATACTTACAGATAATCACTCGTGTGGATGCTGGAAAATACTGGCTTTTTACCAGGAAAAATGCAACTTAATGATGACTTAGGTAGAAAACACGAGAAGAACTCATTTCTTAAGGGCTGCCATCTGattattttcctttattttcattattttaagcTGAATAAATGTCATACAGTAGTGAAAAGTTCCCCTTATAAGTTCTGTAAGACAAAGGTGACATCTTTAAATGTCTTGCTTTTTTCATCAGAAATTAGAAGCTGGAATTAGGAAACATTTGGCATCTTTGCTTCAAGGAAAtgcttaaatgattaatcagttacCAAAATTGCTGAAAATGATCTTTATCAAATTGTATTAATTGCACACAATGTAAAGATTACaccattatttttcacatttatgttcctgaaaatacatttcatctTGACTTTCAGTACAGCGTGAACTCTAATctatctaatctaatctaaaagcatgtgaaaatgatgagaaaagaattttctcttttcagaaaTACTGATGTGCATAGGTAACAGGTTAGGAAAGCTTGCTCACAAGTAATTTACGTGTACGTTGGACACAGAAAATCTAATCAGCATACCTATCAATTCCCCTGGTTCTAACGACTGGGGCATTTTGCAGTTTGAATTACAAGCTGCTGGCCGGGAATTTCCAACTTCTGACAGAAGCAGAAATCAAAGACTCATAAAGAAATCGATCCAGTCAATAAAACAACAGATACAGAAGCTTGTAAAGCCACATCTTTTTCATACAGATGGAAAATATTTCCAATGTAGAGAATACTGTGTCACTCTGAGGTCACCTTCTGCAAGAATGACATTGGATTTAAAGACACATACCAAGACCGCTTCATAATCTCCAGCAAATACCACATTTATGTTTCTACTGCACTTGCACAAATGCACTCACAGACCTTGAGAGTAGCAGATAAAGTGGACCCCGTCTGCTGCGTTTTGCATTATTGGGTAAATAGCTGCCTTGAATCCCTCCACCTGCTTCCACATGGGCTGCAGGCTGGCACTTCTGTCGAACAAGTCGATGACCGTCACGTTTGTCCCAGGATGAGActgcaggagagagaagggggtgTTATTGCTTCAGAAACAGTCTGTACTGAGCTTGCAGTGAGGAACTGTGTGTAAATAACTCCTCATATTGTTGGATGAAGTGTTAAACAGCTACAAGGAGCAACACGCTAACCTCAGCattaaaagcaaagcaaagcaaagcaaacctCCTGTGTTATCAAAGGTCCATGGGGATGTTAAGCTACTAATTGATCAGGATGTGTGTGAAATATTGATGATTCATCGGGCTGTTTGGTAAGAAGGCTGGATCACAGGCGAACTGAAGCAGAGAGAGCGCGGTCTGCATTTCCGctttcaatttgttttttgcCAAAAATATCCGCCGTTTGGTTTTCATTGTAAACTTTCTGATACAACAGAGGTGAAAAAGAGGAACTTAATCGGAGTTTAACCACATCAACCTTGCCGGAGTCAccacaaaaacctccctcaACCATGTCACTCCCAGCACAGCattgaagtgtgtgtctgtttaacAGGGTGTGTGAGGGGTTTGGAGGATTcaagagggagagcaggaaagGGCACATTTCACTGATACTACCAACAGTGGCAACTTCACTGAAAAAAACCTCCTGCACACCTCCTAATTCTCATAGATTTAATGTGACAAAAAGCCCAGATTGGCTCAAGATAGATCACATACACAAATTATGGATAACATTATGGAATATTACAGAATGCTACAGATTATAATAAACCAAGGTAACACATGCACAGCTCTATAATAATACATGTAAGTATATGAGCCCACAGTACAGAACTAACCACTCACTTTCCTGTGGTATTGCTGCAGGAACAACACAGAAAACTAATTCAATTTACATTACAAGACAGTCTTCTGGCTCTACCATTGTGATAAAAGCAAAGGTATAATATTGCAGTGTGCAGATACAGGTTTAGCTGTGCTTATACAAGCTGTAAGGCCTGCATCTCAAACTGTACAGGGTCGAGCCCTGTAAGACAACATGCATATATCTTCCTCTCCACATTATATTTATAACAACCACAGTGAACCAGCGTCTCTTCAGCCCGACCACTCACCTCGTTGATGAACCGCTCTAAGTTTATAAAATCCCCTGAGCTGTCGAACAAACCGTGCACTATGACCACAGGCTTGTATCCGACAACCGCAGCCCAGAGACACGCACCGAGCAGCGGGTACAGCAGCCCGGCCGGCCCGCACTCCCTCGTCCTCCTCGGGCTTGACATGGCAGCATGTGAGCTCTTCATTATAACTCAGAAAAATtaaattttgtttaaaaaagaaacaccaAATGAAACCGTAAcgctttacaaaataaaagacgcGTGAGATAAAATCCAAACATAAAGTCCTGACGCTTGGCTAATGTTGTGCTATCATCTTCATCTCTCCATTTCTTCCCCAGCTGCGGTTCAGCAGAGCTCGTCcctcaaataaataaataaatgagcctttttccacatacacacatacacaccgtgtgttttctgtttaataacACCGGCCAGCTGCTGCGCTTTGctttggtttcttttgtttgttccGGTTTTAAATTAAAAGTGATGCGGACGCTACTGACGTCACGTCCGGTCAACTCGTCCAATCAACGGCACGGACACGGAAAGGCCCCCCTCTGTTATTGCATAGTTATAACAGCCATTATATAGGTCAGACCTTGTACAATAATACGGTAAAAATCAATCGTATTATccagatgtttctctttttatcaAGCCACTTCTTATTAATGACTTCTTACAGTattttttaagttattttatttaaccaggaaagTTCCTCGCTGGGGTTAAAAATCTCTGTTAAAGGACTGTCTCAGGCACAGAGAGTATAGCTGGGTTACAAAAACCTACGATGACACAGACATAAAATAAGATTGAATGATTAACAAAGCAGGGCTGAAAAGAATATAAGAGCATACTCCTTAAAGGACTGATTCGCAATTTTTCTTAAAGCACATGAGCACTGAAGCAGGGCTTGTTTGCTGCCATCGTTCCTCCTGCTCATACAAAAAGAGCCCTTCCTAATGAGCTTTCAATGCAAGTGATGGGGGACATAATCTAGTCTTCATCCCCTGCAAAAATACATGAcgttaatgtgttttttgtacaaaattccctctttgtgtttccctgttgGCCTACAATGGAGGGATAGGTGCAAATAGAGTTCGCACTATATTaacatgtctgtctctaggtgttataaagtgctttacaaagtGTCAGCATGGTAGTCATGCTTTGTGGGCAGCCCTGCTCCGGGTCTCATGGCTGCTTAAGAAATGAGCACGACGTCTTGTGGTTTACAGCATATCTGAAATAGCTCACTGATTTCTGCAGGGATGCTTTAACACTGGCACACAAGTCATCGCAAAACAAGCACAGAGATCTCTGAGGTGTCTGTGTACCATCCTTCTCTCACAACACATACAAAGCCTTTAAATGAGAATCACGTGATGACAGGCTTTATTAAGTTCTGCAGGTCGAGAGCAGAACAACACGCCCCAGCGAGGGGGTCAACGCCTCTTTACAGTCATTTCAATATGCAAACATGCATGGTCGCCATTCATGACCAGATCTCTGGCTTTTGGTCCATTTCAAACAGACTTGTTCAGACACAAAATCAGCAGTTTCCAAAAACATTTTACCTTTGATGGCAGTGCAAACGTATTTATGTATTCTCAGTAGAAGGTACAAGGAAAGCTGCTGGTCGTCTCATCATGACTTGTGAAAGGAGTGCGGTCACTTTACATACGTGTCTTTGGCTTGTTCTCACCAACAATGGAGTGTCAGGCTGGCTtatctttgttttgctttcacacCGAGATATTGTAGCACCTGATGCGTCCAAGTGCTCCCACTGTAGCAACTATAATGCAGCTTGCATGCTCAGCTCTTGCTAGAAAAGGAAAGTGATTTATTGCTTCATcgaaaactttaaaaaaagaatctaGAGCACCACAGAGACGCCGAGTTCAGTCCTCAGTATGGTCTCAGATTTAAGCGCTCTAGTGAAGCGTAATGTGGCACGCGGCAGAAAACATCCACGTCAAAAACAAGACTCATCAAGACTTCTGCAAAATGTTGTTGAAGAAAATAAAGCCTTATTTCCAGGTGTAGAAGAGTGGACAGGAGCAGCTCTACACAGTAGGCTGCAGAAGCTCCTGTAGATGACACAAGGTGTCCTTCAGGGTGACAGCTAatgtctctgcatgtgtctcCTCGCAGCAGTTGAAGGCCGTGATGGAGAAGTGGACGTGGTCCGCCTGGGGGTTGTAGCAAACGGCGTAGCCATCAGGAACGAGGGGCCCAAAACACATCACGCTGTCTGTGTTCGCAGGCACCTGACGGAGCGAGACAACAGGGACAGACATGAGGTAATGCatgaacagagaaaacatcagACCTGCACCGGGCGATAAGGCTGAAGAGGACCAACAGTATCAACACAAACGTCACTGGCATACGTATGCAAAATCACAtctaaaataatcaaatttaTGTTCGGAGCAATAAACTGCATCCCACTGTTAAGAGTTACATCAGACCAAAGAgtttaaatgtgcaaaataaaaccTGCTCTGCTTAAAATCACTCATCCGGACATCAAATCAAAACAtaatacagctgaaacaaagagGATGAATGAGCAggttaagaaaaaacaaagcacactGCACACAGTAGCTGTTGTAAAGGGATAAAAGCTCAAAATGTGACttagaaaagcaggaaaattaCTGCAAGCCATAAAAAACACATGAGCTTCTGATGTCAGGGGCAAAATCAGCCTTTAGGTTTACAGTATGACACGGAGGAGCAAATAACCTACAAGGCTGAATgtcttcataaaaaaaaaacaacttgattGAGGGAACTCCCAGACTGCAATGACAGTAAATGCATCACTTTATGGGAACGTCACATGTTCcacaacaactggaaaactgctgacagacagaaagttcCCTCTTACATATTCATGGTAACATTAACAAAATTTCCACTTCGTGTTGTGACACAGGACTGCCATGGCCCTCTAAGCAACAAagacacactttcacacacagaaacacacacctgtcctgTTCGCAGCTTCCAGTGCGTCGCCAGGCCGTAAGCTGTGTCCATGAAGATTTTGGGAATGCTCAGTCCTTCCTCGATGGCCTGCAGCTTGAGCCCCAGCAGGTGGCGTTCAATGCCGTGTCCTTTAAGTGCCtgaacagagcaggaaaaaacagaaactctGGAAGATAATGTTCATCTGTTAATAACAGAAGACAAAAGCAGCTGAGAGTTCACTTGTTATTTACCTGATTAGTCAGAGCTGCATAAGCATCAACAGCTTCTCTGAACAGCTGTAGTTTTGCTTCCCGCTgcaacacaaaaaatgaaacacactgtgatCGCAAGCGAAACCACATTTCTCCTTGCGGCTGAAAGCAAGCAAACCAGCTCCAACGAACAATTCACCGGCGTCTCTCACCGATACAGATGGATCATCGAAGGCGAGGATGAACTTGAGCGTCTGATTTGTGGGCGAGCGGATGTATTCTGTCCGTCCTCCTCGAAACATCCTCTGAGAGATGATATCGCAGGCAGCGCAGACCTCCTTGTGAACTCtaaaagaaaagggagagaaatctCAAAGCACAAACCGCAAAGAATGCAGAAACAAGTGATCTAAATCAGGAGTCTGACACTGTGGGACCCCGCTCAGACAAAACCGAGcctctgtttgtttatgtttctgcAAAGTGGTGCTTTTAAAAGTCATGCCGAATTAACTACCAGCACTTCCTGTTCGCAACGTACCGATGGATGTACAGACGACTATCACTGGATTACTTtcatactgaagaaaacttaaaaacgtcacgattctcaggcaagttctgaaGTTGCGTATCAGTTCTGTAATTTCTAAGCAGATTTACGGACATTTATTCCCCATAGACACCAGAgatctgtgtgttcagatttgacCGAGTTGTGACACCGAGGCGGAGTCACATAAATTGCTCAAATTGTGCAATTCACCTCCCGCAGTATCTCTGCCtcatgtctctccctctgcacctcCGGTTCAACTCCTCACACTGAACCAACCAGCCACAGATACACATCATCACATGCTCTATGTGTCacaatatgttttattttattttggttcTAGTATCATGAACTGTGACTGAAAGCTACACAATCAGACTCTCTTTGGGcctcttgcttttttttttcttctcatgaCGTCATCAACCAGACTTCCTGTGCGCTGAGCGTGTTGACGGCGTCACTGACCTGTAGTAGGCGAGCTGCAGGGCGACCTGGATGAAGGAGTGAGGACTCAGCTTGTGCTGCTTCGGAAGCTCCTTGCCGAACTTCTTGAAGTTGAACACGTTCACATCGAGGTCGTTAATGAGTCTGCGGGAGATTTTTAACGTTATTTTGTAGTCGTGATTGAAGGTTGAAGGttgatttgctttcttttttaataacttTCAGCCATGCCTCATGGCCTTTTACAGCAAACAGACTTTCTCAGGTATGGACACTGGTCACCTGATCACAGGTGGTGATTCAGGGAGGATCAGATGCAAATGTTTATATCCTGCTAACGAATGCTAAATAGTGTTGCCATGCACGTAATTTGCAGGTGTAACAACAGTCCAGCTCAAGCCTTCACCACATGTGAGAAAAAGTTCTACTCCACATTTAAATATTGGCTTTGGGATGACTGAAGAGACTCTAAAATGACACAGCGGTGCATAAAGGCTTGTGGGAAAGGCCTGGATCACAATAACGACTGCTAAATGATTCGAGAAGGCAGTGGAGCTAATGGCAGCTTTCCTTCTCCTCAAGGTTACACTCACCCAGAGGAGATAACTGTGTTTACGCTCCTGTGGTTCTGCTGCACGCCACGTTCATTTCAGCTTTGTTAGATTTGAAGGGCAAAAGCAAACACGTAGCTTACAATGTGCAGCGACGCCATTCTTTCACCATCCTGGAGAGACGCTacattcacactgaaacaccCAGCTTAAGAGACGAAGTGAGACGCTTACATATCGAGGTTCTGCTTGGCGTGTTCAATGTCCCTCTTAATTTCTCGGTCTATGTGAAAGTAAAGCTTCTTGGGCATCGGTAGAGGGACCAGCGGGGCTCTCTTTGGGTCTGGTTTCTCACTGCAGTCAAGAAAACATACGATTACTTGTAGACGAGTATGCAAGAAGACAGTCCATCAGGATATGATCATGTCTCTCCTCATCAGGCCTTTCCCTCACCAGTACTCCAGGAtatgatccagcagcactgctaTGGGCGGACCCTCGGCCGTGGCTTGTTCATACAGGAGACCCCACGAGCCGTCCTCGCCCACCACAAACtactcaaacaaacacacagacgagTTAGCTGCAGCTCCGTCAGCTAGTCGAAACCAGCCTTTCCTTATTGTACATGAAGATTcctgctgctcacctgcagcGTTTTGTCAAACCAGCGGTTTCCACTGTTGGAGAACGTCCCGCCTCCGTGCAGAACCTGCGCTGCCTTACGGCTGGCatacctgtcaatcaaagccaGAACAAATAAGATCaacacaataagaaaaaatactTGACTTCCCTTTCATGCTACTTTATATGTGAACTCCATTATATTTATTTGATACTTCTAGTTAGTGTTatttttggcggcctgttttaattttagtcttagtctagtctttgtgtcaagctgtcattttagtttttattagttttagtcacgttcatactctttttagtctagtcaagcTTCAGTCGACTAAAggtctgagcattttagttttagtcagaattatccgtgactgttttctttagttttagtcgacgaaaaGTGATGACATTTCAGTCTAGTTTCAATGAAtattgtattttagtctctttttagtgatgcaattctatttaacccagtcaatatagtataaatACCTCATagtatagacgaaaccaaaattttcttttagtcaaacctatttcacaattcaaacaaggttgtcttattattatattattgttaccttagTCAACctttagtcaacgaaaatgaagagacattttagcattttattttgtaaaccacatttagtctcgttcTTATTCGTCAacgatattgcattatatatttaattatggTTATCGCCACATGACCAGCAATTATGTTGCGTCTCATCTCCTTTttgtcacgtgataaaggttccttgacgacgatatttagtctTAATTTTCGTTGATGAAAGCAACACTACTTTATATTTGAACTCCATTATATTTATTTGATAGTTGTAGTTACTGGTTCCACTGTACAAAGAACATATGCTTACATGATATACTGCAGTACTACATGACTCATCTGAACTCAGGACTGGTGATGGAGTATTTCTAAACtgtggtatttctacttttacttaagtaaagaatGTCAATTGTTCAAGACATTCAAACCTAAGTGTTTATGATTATTTAAACACAAAGCCGAGACGCCATTTCAAATTGAGGAAGTGATGTACATTGTTACTTCAGACCGAATGTCAACAGACAGCACAATgatatctgaacacacacacacacacacacacacacacacacacacacacacacacacacacacacacacacacacacacacacacacacacacacacacacacacacacacgggattACTCAACGTATTtagcaaacacagaaataccTGAGTGTGGATTATGAGACaggggatggagagaaagagttaggttgtgtgtgtgtgtgtgtg
It encodes the following:
- the ppt2b gene encoding lysosomal thioesterase PPT2; protein product: MKSSHAAMSSPRRTRECGPAGLLYPLLGACLWAAVVGYKPVVIVHGLFDSSGDFINLERFINESHPGTNVTVIDLFDRSASLQPMWKQVEGFKAAIYPIMQNAADGVHFICYSQGGLVCRGILSTLSDHNVQSFISLSSPQAGQYGDTDYLKYLFPQFVKSNLYHLCYTAIGQRISICNYWNDPHHRDLYVNSSDYLALLNSERANPNSTEWKKNFLRIKKLVLVGGPDDGVITPWQSSQFGFYDDNETVIEMQHQDLYLRDVFGLKTLAARGDLIICSVPGVEHVFWHSNETVFHLCMEKWLV
- the cratb gene encoding carnitine O-acetyltransferase b, producing MILRKIQAGTRRAWLSRVSLRQEPCLFSSVPSQPVPPLAQTLQGYLRALEPLLPPEELNHTRRMVQEFGRPGGLGALLQEGLERRARNARNWISPWWVQWAYLEGRQPLPVHSNPAISLPRRDYNGWRSQLVFASKLIAAVLDFKAKINTGQLLTEYMRGKPLCMDLYPLLFSSCRIPGPKHDYIAHHGRSRRSPTHITVVRNYQFFQLEVYNSDGSRMTESQIHSQLLRIRSQSWKTDKEPMGILTSEHRHTWGQAYNRLLRDKLNKESVGLIESGLFSLCLDSPVMRISDEKYASRKAAQVLHGGGTFSNSGNRWFDKTLQFVVGEDGSWGLLYEQATAEGPPIAVLLDHILEYCEKPDPKRAPLVPLPMPKKLYFHIDREIKRDIEHAKQNLDILINDLDVNVFNFKKFGKELPKQHKLSPHSFIQVALQLAYYRVHKEVCAACDIISQRMFRGGRTEYIRSPTNQTLKFILAFDDPSVSREAKLQLFREAVDAYAALTNQALKGHGIERHLLGLKLQAIEEGLSIPKIFMDTAYGLATHWKLRTGQVPANTDSVMCFGPLVPDGYAVCYNPQADHVHFSITAFNCCEETHAETLAVTLKDTLCHLQELLQPTV